One Chiroxiphia lanceolata isolate bChiLan1 chromosome 28, bChiLan1.pri, whole genome shotgun sequence genomic window, GTTTTATCCGGCGTTCAGCCCTGGTGGTTGCGCGGTGCCAAAGCCATACTGCAAAGCCAAGCACAAGGTAAGAGGAGCCTCAGCTCCAAGGTGAGGATCACCTCGATTGTCTGCACTGCTTTAATGCCAGACACTAAAGTCACAGCCAGGAAGGGCTCCCAGGCCCTCAGAGGCACAAGCCATGCAATGGGGTGGGCTGGTGGAGCCGGGACTGACCCTCTGTGCCAAAGCACCAAAGAACCAAGATGTGTGACAAACCCAgagcaggtccatgtccttaATCCAGAAAATACTCATGTTTGCTCTTAGGAAGGCAGAGAAACCttcctggggagcagggaccaTTCCTGGGAATGCAGGATAACAATGCCAAGGAATTAGGGACCTTCCTCAGGCAGTTCCCACGATGCAGTCAAAGGGCTGGAACCTGGATAAGCACTTACTGTTTCCATTGAAAAACAAGTCCCCCCCTTTTTCCCAGCAGGCAGGTAAAACAGCCAGGCCACGGGGAGGGCTGCACCAATGCAGGACAGGAGTCTGGTGCCACCTCTGCCCTTTCCAGCCTCCCCTGCCTCAGCTTCCCTTGCGTGCAAATGAGTTTAATTACATAGCTACCTCCGAGGGGTCGTGGGGCCAGCGGGGGCCACGAGccaggggaggaaaaagcacTTAGTGGGGCTTGGTCTCACCTCAGAACCCCTCAAcccacagggctggggcacccctGGGCTTAACCTGCCgcttccctgcctgccttggCTTCTCTGCCCAGCTTAGatgcttaaatatttcattgtcCCTGGTATTTAACACAATTTAAACCCTTGCtgtggctcctgcagcccccccagcctggtTGATGCCCCGTGGTTCTATCGCTTTGCTGCACTGTGACAGTATTAGAGAAAAAGCTTTGTATTCTTAATTACactttgttttgtctgtttacAAGCGAATGACATATCAACAGAGCTTCCTGCAATATccggggggggagggaagggaaatatgccaaagaaatgtctttaaaggggtctttttgcatttttatatgaATAGAATGTTTCTAGCAGATatgttttgtttaatatattAAAGACTTGCCAATCTGCCAAGACCCACTGTTATTTCTCTCAGACTTCATGTTCAGTACAGCCCGGCCCCAGGGGTTTTTCTGACCCTCACAAACTCGTTCTGCTGAAGGATCAGAAGCGGAAGGTGAGGCTGCCCTGGAAAACCTGGCACCTGCACTTCCATTTATTTCTATCAGAAATGTTAACACGACCCAAAGCAGTCACTCTACAAAAAGCCCCATTTTGGTCCAGAACACAAAGGCCCCACAACCCCGTTTCCCAGGCGACTGTCCCGCAGCACAACCGCTCTGTCCCTGGCGGGTTTCACACTTTTGGTCCCAAAACTGTCTCTGGACCATCCTCTGGGCCACAGCCGCCTTCAGGACCAGGCCTTGGCCTTCCTGAAGGCCCGGATCTCCTCGGGGCTCCGCAGGTACTGCTCGATCTCGCTGTCAGAGATGGGCTCGTCACCAGTGACGGCCGGGTCGGGAGCGCTCGGAGCTGCCGAACGCAGCCTCTTCCTGGGATGGATgaggcagggtgggagcagaggcCTCGGGAATTTCCCTGCCAAGGGACAGCCCTTCTCCTGTGCCActggaggagagctgggagagccctGGCCCAGCGAGTCCTGGCCTGTGGAGTCCTGGCCTGGAGCATCCTTATTCAGGGAGTCCTGGCCTGGGGCGCCCTTTTCCAGGGAGTCCTGGCCTGGGGAGCCCTTTTCCAGGGAGTCCTGGCCTGGGGAGCCCTTTTCCAGGGAGTCCTGGCCTGGGGAGCCCTTTTCCAGGGAGTCCTGGCCTGGGGAGCCCTTATCCAGGGAGTGCTGGCCTGGAGTGCCCTCACCTGGTGATCCCTGGCCTGTGGAGCCCTGGCCTGAGGCCGCACcacactgctgctcctccccaccctcctggCAGAAGGCGTTTTTCAGCAGGAACACCCGGTGCTGCAGCAGGTCCCCCACGTGCTTCACCACCGTCTTCTTGTCCAGGCGGAAGCCACGCAGCCAGGCGAGCTGGGAGGCCATTCCCAGCAGGATCTCCAGCAGTTCCTTCAGCCTCAGGTGGGCGGGGGGAGGCAGATCCACCCCTGCCACCCTGCAGAACCTTGCCAGGGGGCAGGAGAGGCGGGCGCGGGGCTGCAGCGACTGCCACGCCAGGAACGCCGCGGCCGTGACCACGGGCACGGGGTGCCGGCCCGTCACCAGCCACGTCTCGCTGGCCAGCTCCACAATCTCCATGGTCCGGGCCACCAGCTTCTCCTTGTCCTCCAGGAACGGGGCAGGGACGTCGGCCGAGGGCTGGAACAGCCGGAAGCTGCGGGAGCAGGGAAGCCTCGGTCACCCGGGAGATGTGGCTGCAGGGAGGCCCTCTGGGACAAACAcaccctgcccctgccaggggctgctgctcatGGACACCAGGAGGGGTTTCTTCATGGGAAGAATTGTTAAAACACTGGAATggcctgcccagggaggtggtggagtcgccatccctggaggtgtccaaggaaggactggacgtggcactcagtgctctgggctgggggacaaggtggggatggggcacaggttggactcgatgaccctgaaggtcttttccaacctcaatgattccatgattctggaaCTCATGGTACATCCCTGAGcacctccctgccctctccaaACCGAGGAGATGAGAAAATCCCAGCCCAGGCGTGACAAGGGAGGCACAAAAGCCACACCCCTGTGTCACACAGTTCACCCCACCTGTGCCCCCTGGAAGGGGCCCCGTTACCTGCTCAGGTGTGTCTTCACCAGGTCTGCCAGGCTCAGGGCGGGCACAGAGagccccagctccttctgcagGCTCTGGAAGACGCCGGCAAACAGCTCCTGCTTGGCATagaggagggagcagatggTGCCCATGGTCAGGGGCCAGTTGTGCTGGCGGCACGTCACGAACACgcagcagccccccagcagctccttcttctccaggctgaccaggtggaaggcagggagctggagggcCCTCTGGAAGTAGGACACGGCCGTCTCCTCGAACACCGCCGGGAGCTGCAGGACTTTGCACAGGTCCTGGACCCGCCGGATCCCTGGGGGGAGACGCTGCCCTCAGAGGTGGGATCAGGCAGCTTCTCCTCAGGATtccagagcaggcagagctcacCCAGCCCGGGCACAGGTGCCAGAGCAGCCGGGTTCCTGCACCTCCCCGTCCCTCAGTGCTGGCTGggtgcagcaccagctgccTCATCCAGGCTTTGCCACCAGCTCCAAAGGGTCtcaccatttttttaaagcattataAACACGCTAAACAaactggagcagcagccagggaggctCGAGGGGTGGGGGAGAAACACTCTTACCTCGCTGCAGGCAGCggctcagctgctccttctgcCCAGTGCTCTGGGAATAGGCCACCTCTGGAAAACAGGGTTAAGTCAGACAGCCCTGCAGTGATCCCAGGGGGACAGTGTCGTTAGAATTTGGGGCGACCAGGACCCCACGGGGCTGGATTCCAACCATCAgaagggacagagcagctcaggtgagggaggggtgggatccccccagggctggggattCTCCACACATGGACCCAGCCAACGGTCCACTGCACTTAAAGCTCTTCTAAGAGATTTAAACGAGATTTCGACAGtctttttcattaataataAGGAATCCACACCGTAAATCCCTTATAAGAGATTTAAACGCCCAGGAGCGGCTCATCAGCGGCTCCCAGCCCAAACCCCGGCAGGGAAATGCTGTGGGCGACGGAGGGAGGGGAGAGCGGCCAGTGCGACCCGGCACGGCCCCGCGGACACCGGGAGACCGCCGGGAGGgacgggggtgggggggagacACCGACACACAACCCAGGGAGCGGGTCAGCGGGGCCCCAGCGCGCTCCGCACCCCGCAGATGCTCCTCGTCGCTGTAGGTGGTGGTGAGCAGCCCCTCGGACAGGACGCAGCCGCAGGCGGCGCAGACCAGCTGCTGCTGCGCGTACAGCGCGTCCTCCACCAGCGCGGCCGAGCCGCACTCGGGGCAGCGGCCCCGCGCCGCCACGGCCGCCATGGCCGCCGCCGGACCGCGGCGGGGGGAGCGCCGCCAACAGCCAATGGCGGCGCGGCCCGACCGCAACCCACCAATAGCGGCGCCGCCCGCGGTCCgtccccccccgcccgcccggccgaGGCGCCGCGCGTTCCGGCGCCGCGCGTTCCGGCGCCGCGCGTTCCGGCGCCGCGCGTTCCGGCGCCGCGCGTTCCGGCGCCGCGCGTTCCGGCGCCGCGCGTTCCGGCGCCGCGCGTTCCGGCGCCGCGCGTTCCGGCGCCGCGCGTTCCGGCGCCGCGCGTTCCGGCGCCGCGCGTTCCGGCGCCGCGCGTTCCGGCGCCGCGCGTTCCGGCGCCGCGCGTTCCGGCGCCGCGCGTTCCGGCGCCgcctcctcctgctgtcccGGGATGCTCGGGCAGACCATCCGCGCCTTCCCCGCTCAGGGCTGCGGGTTGAGGCTCTAAGCGGCCCCCCCGGGCAGCGGGAGGCTGATTTCCTCAATTCCCGCTCCTTCCAGCGCCGCCGCAATCCGGGGCCGTTGTTGCCGCCGGGGAGCGGGGACATCTCACGCGGTCATTTGGTTCTGCTCTGCAGGAACTCTCGGCCCTGTAGGTGCGGGCGAGCCCGTCCATCAGGTTTCCCCACCCTGTCTGCCAGGAGCTTCTTCCTGCACGGAACGAAACCTGCCCCGAAATACCTGGAGGATGAGCAGAGCCGGTCACAAGGGGAGGACGAGGCCCTTCTGAATCTGCTCTTTTCATAATGTGTTTATAATGCTTAAAGACAACAGCTGGGAACAGGTACCCGGAACGGTGGGTTTaaggtgttttttatttttagtgttccatgaaaaccaaaaaaaggtgtttaaaaacaaaacagtaccTGGGCTAAAAAGCAGAGAGTACAAACTGGGGGGGAAATACATTGAGATCCTTcagtaataataaaacaatatatGTGATTCTTAAGGCccttaaaggaaataaaatgccAGTCCCCGCACACCAAAGGAAGGTTTTAAGAAGTGTTATCAATAAAAACAAGGTCCAAGGCACAAACGGCTCTCCTTTGTGACCCAGATCAGAAAAGCCAAGGAATAAAAGTCTAAAGTCCAAATCTGTCAGTGAGGTACAGGATCCTCTTTTCCAGAGATCCACCGAGGCACAAGGAGGAAACAAATCAATCCTTCATCTTCCTCCCTCAAGAAGGcacaagaagcagcagcagtttcagcAAGGCCAACCAGCACCACTCAGGATTAAACCACCCCCGCCTGCATTTGGGACCCTTCATTCACAGCAGAGGGtacaagagaaaagagagaaccCCCCTTGTTGCAGACACTGCTCAAATAACactaaaatgaggaaaaagaagtacCTGAAGTCTTGGAAGACTCTTGAACTTAAGGCTTGTTTCAGGTCGAGCTCCCCCTaaggggcagctctgccagagaAGCTCCAGACTTTGGTAGTAGGTCAGTTTAGaggaataaaaatgtcattaacAGCACTTTTTTGATTTTCCTAATAAATGTTTACATCTCCAGGCAAATATATTAAACTGCTCTTTGCtacaaaaatacagtatttgagATCTCCAGTGGTTTCCAGTGGTTTCTGACAATTGTAGGCAGACTGCTCACAGGGTGAGAGTCCAGCCAGCTGTAAAGTGCTTTGCTGTAGAAAAAGTGAGTTAGAAACTCAGCCCTGAGCCAGGGGTGAGAGCCAATAACCCAACAACTTCCAAAGGTGGGAGTGTTTACTTCCACAGAATTAAGGTTGGAAAGCTTTAAGCTTTGGTCCTCATGAAGCTTTGGTCCTCTGCTCCCCACTCTGTATTCCAACTTCCTTCTAAGCCCTTTATAGACTCTCCCAGCCCTGGTAAATCCCAGAGGTGCAAAGAGGCATctgatctttattttctttttttgatctTTGACAAGAGCtcgcttaaaaaaaaaataaaaagtcacatttagttttcagaggaggaggaggaggaggaggaggaggaggaggaggaggttgtggtggctgctcagcagcactgagctgctcctgctgtggggtggggaggagaacAGCCCTGTCTCCACTG contains:
- the BRF2 gene encoding transcription factor IIIB 50 kDa subunit; the protein is MAAVAARGRCPECGSAALVEDALYAQQQLVCAACGCVLSEGLLTTTYSDEEHLREVAYSQSTGQKEQLSRCLQRGIRRVQDLCKVLQLPAVFEETAVSYFQRALQLPAFHLVSLEKKELLGGCCVFVTCRQHNWPLTMGTICSLLYAKQELFAGVFQSLQKELGLSVPALSLADLVKTHLSSFRLFQPSADVPAPFLEDKEKLVARTMEIVELASETWLVTGRHPVPVVTAAAFLAWQSLQPRARLSCPLARFCRVAGVDLPPPAHLRLKELLEILLGMASQLAWLRGFRLDKKTVVKHVGDLLQHRVFLLKNAFCQEGGEEQQCGAASGQGSTGQGSPGEGTPGQHSLDKGSPGQDSLEKGSPGQDSLEKGSPGQDSLEKGSPGQDSLEKGAPGQDSLNKDAPGQDSTGQDSLGQGSPSSPPVAQEKGCPLAGKFPRPLLPPCLIHPRKRLRSAAPSAPDPAVTGDEPISDSEIEQYLRSPEEIRAFRKAKAWS